A single genomic interval of Nocardioides nitrophenolicus harbors:
- the hutU gene encoding urocanate hydratase has product MTTQQDNPRLPIHAATGTELTAKSWQTEAPLRMLMNNLDPENAERPEDLVVYGGTGKAARSWEAYDALVRTLRDLEDDETMLVQSGKPVGVWKTNKWAPRVLIANSNLVGDWANWEEFRRLEELGLTMYGQMTAGSWIYIGTQGILQGTFETFAAVADKRFDGTLAGTITLTAGLGGMGGAQPLAVTMNDGVAICVDVDQSRITRRIEHRYLDVQADDLDHALELAVAARDERRGLSIGLLGNAAEIFPKLLEMKAPIDIVTDQTSAHDPLSYLPVGVPFEEWQQTAERDPEGFTKDAQASMAAHVRAMVEFQDAGAEVFDYGNSIRDEARKGGYDRAFEFPGFVPAYIRPLFCEGKGPFRWAALSGDPADIAATDKAILELFPDNERLHKWIGMAQERVHYQGLPARICWLGYQERHLAGLKFNEMVKNGELKAPIVIGRDHLDCGSVASPYRETEAMLDGSDAIADWPLLNAMTAVASGATWVSLHHGGGVGMGRSIHSGQVCVADGTELAAAKIEAVLTNDPGMGVIRHVDAGYPRAIEVAAERGVRIPMQEG; this is encoded by the coding sequence ATGACCACCCAGCAGGACAACCCGCGCCTCCCCATCCACGCCGCCACCGGCACCGAGCTGACCGCGAAGTCGTGGCAGACCGAGGCCCCGCTGCGGATGCTGATGAACAATCTCGACCCCGAGAACGCCGAGCGTCCCGAGGACCTCGTCGTCTACGGCGGCACCGGCAAGGCCGCGCGCAGCTGGGAGGCGTACGACGCCCTCGTGCGCACCCTGCGCGACCTCGAGGACGACGAGACCATGCTCGTCCAGAGCGGCAAGCCGGTCGGCGTCTGGAAGACCAACAAGTGGGCGCCCCGCGTGCTCATCGCCAACTCCAACCTGGTCGGCGACTGGGCCAACTGGGAGGAGTTTCGCCGCCTGGAGGAGCTCGGCCTCACCATGTACGGCCAGATGACGGCCGGCTCGTGGATCTACATCGGCACCCAGGGCATCCTCCAGGGCACCTTCGAGACGTTCGCCGCGGTCGCCGACAAGCGCTTCGACGGCACGCTCGCCGGCACGATCACGCTGACCGCCGGGCTCGGCGGCATGGGCGGCGCCCAGCCGCTCGCCGTCACCATGAACGACGGCGTCGCGATCTGCGTCGACGTCGACCAGAGCCGGATCACCCGTCGCATCGAGCACCGCTACCTCGACGTCCAGGCCGACGACCTCGACCACGCGCTCGAGCTGGCGGTGGCCGCGCGCGACGAACGACGCGGCCTGTCCATCGGCCTGCTCGGCAACGCCGCCGAGATCTTCCCGAAGCTGCTGGAGATGAAGGCGCCGATCGACATCGTCACCGACCAGACGTCGGCGCACGACCCGCTGTCGTACCTGCCCGTGGGCGTGCCGTTCGAGGAGTGGCAACAGACCGCCGAGCGCGACCCGGAGGGCTTCACGAAGGACGCGCAGGCGTCGATGGCCGCGCACGTGCGGGCGATGGTGGAGTTCCAGGACGCCGGCGCCGAGGTCTTCGACTACGGCAACTCGATCCGCGACGAGGCGCGCAAGGGCGGCTACGACCGGGCGTTCGAGTTCCCGGGCTTCGTCCCGGCGTACATCCGGCCGCTGTTCTGCGAGGGCAAGGGCCCCTTCCGCTGGGCCGCGCTCTCCGGCGACCCGGCCGACATCGCCGCCACCGACAAGGCGATCCTCGAGCTGTTCCCCGACAACGAGCGGCTCCACAAGTGGATCGGCATGGCCCAGGAGCGGGTCCACTACCAGGGCCTCCCGGCGCGGATCTGCTGGCTGGGCTACCAGGAGCGCCACCTGGCCGGCCTCAAGTTCAACGAGATGGTCAAGAACGGGGAGCTCAAGGCGCCGATCGTGATCGGCCGCGACCACCTCGACTGCGGCTCCGTCGCGTCGCCCTACCGCGAGACCGAGGCCATGCTCGACGGCTCCGACGCGATCGCCGACTGGCCGCTGCTCAACGCGATGACCGCCGTCGCGTCCGGCGCCACCTGGGTGTCGCTGCACCACGGCGGCGGTGTCGGCATGGGCCGCTCGATCCACTCCGGGCAGGTGTGCGTCGCCGACGGCACTGAGCTGGCTGCTGCGAAGATCGAGGCCGTGCTGACCAACGACCCGGGCATGGGCGTCATCCGCCACGTCGACGCGGGCTACCCGCGGGCGATCGAGGTGGCCGCCGAGCGCGGCGTCCGGATCCCCATGCAGGAGGGCTGA